The sequence TTAAGGGCTTTAGGATCACCCTGGACAGGCTCAGTATTGGTTTTGATTCCTGGGACTTCGAGAGCGAGGTAGCCGTAGACAGCGGCGGCGTGTCCAAGGTAATTAATGAGTTGCTTAGGAAGGCTTCTCAATATATTGAAAGGGACGATGGCGCTCTGGTATTTAGGGCTGATAAGTACGCCCAAGACCTGAGACTATGGGACGAACTTAAACTTCCCAAGTACATACCAAAGGCAACATTACTTAGAAGCGATGGAACAAGCCTATACCTAACTAGGGATATTGCTTACGCCCTTTGGTTCTGGAGCAACTTTAAATTCGATAAATTAATAAGGGTCATTGGATCCGAGCAGGCTCATCCACAGGCACAACTTAAGCTCGCACTGTATGCCATGGGCTATCATGAAATGGCCATGAAACTAATTCACTACTCGTATGAAATGGTTAACCTAGCTGGCACTAAGATGAGTGGCAGAAGGGGGATTTACGTATCCCTTGATGAGTTATTGAATGAGGCCAAGATCAGGGTCATGGACATTGTGAAGGACAGATTCCCGCAGGATGAGGCAAACAGGGTAGCTGAGGCAGTCGCAGCCGGCGCCATTAGGTACTCCTTCCTCTCAGTGAGTCCCAATAAGCCATTAACATTTTCATGGAATAAGGTACTTAACCTAAAGCAGAATAGTGGACCATTCATACAGTATACCTACGTAAGAGCAAATAGTATTTTAGAAAAGGCTGGTGAGTTGCCCAAGGATATTCAAATCCCGAGCAGTATACCGAGTGAGGAAGAGGAAATAATACTAATGCTCGGCGAATATCCTGAAGTGATCGCTAGAGCGGCGCAGGAACTAAGGCTCGAGAACTTAATTGATTACGCGAATAGGTTGTCCCTTGTATTCAATAGTTATTATGAGAAATACCCAGTGCTAAATGCGGAACCCGAAGTCAGAGAATTCAGGATAAACCTCGTGAATGCAGTAAAGACCGTACTTGGAAATATAATGGACATACTTGGGATCCCCAAATTGAAAAGAATGTAATATTTCACTTTGTTATGTATATCCTAATGACCGCCCTGTGCCAAAGCCTTGAATTAACACCAAGTCTCTTACCCGTAATAGCATCAATGCCTGTAACCGCCTTCTCGGCAATTTCACTATGTACTTCCCTGGCTAGGTCCAGTACCGTGGCGTCCCTGGGTAGTAATAGGACGTCAGGCAGTACGTTACCCTCGGTATCCGTGAACTTCCTCTCGTCAGCCACTGGGTAGATGGCTATCATGCCGAGAACATCGAACACCGCCGTATTCAATGCCTTGATGATGCCAGTACCACCCCACCTATGCATGAAGTCCCTAATCCTCTCTAGAGCGTCCCTTTGGGTCTTGCTTAGGGTGCTTGATATTATCTCGAAATCATCATCACCCGGCACATACTTAATCAAGTTAGCCTTGGCGGCCTTCCTCAAGGCCAATTCATAATCAGCACTGACTGGAATTATCCTGTACTTATTACCCACCTCCTTAACAATCCTCCTGTAATTATCCTCAGCCTCTGGAATATCCATCTTATTCGCTGCAATAACCATGGGCTTACTCAACTCCCTAAGCATGGAAACGAAACCCTTAATATCATCATCACTCCACCTACTAAGCGGCTTCTTGTCCAGGTCCAACTTTACTAAGGCGTCACTTATCTGTGCCTGGGTTATGCCTAACCCACTGAACCTTTCATATAGGATATCCAACAATGGCCTTTTTGCATAATCCACAAGCCTAACCAACTTATCCCAATCCTTACTGAGCATCTGAACCATCCACATGGTAACCTCATTACTAAGGAATTCGATATCGACCAATGGATCATGAGAACCAGGCTTAACCAACCTACCCTCCTCATCAGTCGCACCAGCCATATCAATCACGTGAATAAGCACCGGAGCCCTCCTCAAGTGATCAAGGAATTGATTACCCAAGCCCCTACCCTGCCAAGCCCCGGGTACTAGACCAGCAACATCAATTAGCTCCACTGGTATGAACCTATTACCCTCAATGCATATGGAGTTCCTGGGATTATCCTTAACACCCAAGTCCCTGCACACACAGGGTATCCTGACATAGCCAATACCCACGTTGGGCTCAATCGTGGTGAAGGGGTATGGCGCGATCTTAACGTCGATCATCGTTGCAGCGGCGAAGAATGTGGACTTACCAACATTTGGCTTACCAACAATACCAACCTGAACATGGCTCTGCAAAGGCACGAGGAATAAGGAATAACACCAATTAATAAATTTAATATTGTATTTTAACCCAACATCACTTCTGCTGTTGCTGCTGAAGCTGCTGCTTAGGCAGTAGGTATATCTTATTACCAATTATTGAGTTATTAGGTATCAAGACCTTGGTACCATCACTCTTAATAACCTCGGTGAACAATATTGCCACGTCATTAACGATGCCATCCTCACCAAGTAAATTAACGTGATCATGAATCTTAAACGGTCTAGCCAATAGCAGGAATAAGCCAGCCACCGCCTGCCCAAGGACCTGCTGAACCGCGAAACCAATCACAATGCCGAGGAACCCACCCACAGCCACGCCGGCGACTCCACCACCAACGGCACCGGCAATACTTGCAACCAACGCGCCAATGCCTATTGTAGGAAT is a genomic window of Vulcanisaeta souniana JCM 11219 containing:
- a CDS encoding arginine--tRNA ligase, whose product is MNNPYDEVIRDVQSLLGFLSSEINKDVTGYINEVIRAPSQYGYLAIPMHNIAREHGDLNEVISRILPKLKLINKVVLINGYLNIGINTRDYASIVLSAINKLGSKYGISDKCPTGSYIIEHTSANPAKPMHIGHGRNAVLGDSLARLLRFCGASVRVHFYVNDCGDQMPYVGIGYYVSKELVLNRINNGLKPDEVMGIVYSVTYAVSEIKRLSKQIEQLKKENRFEDANKLINERDEWVSVINSFMERDKELTEALLRELGKFEDLPTMVKQWSKAYEDGDEFVRKIIREAVDIVLKGFRITLDRLSIGFDSWDFESEVAVDSGGVSKVINELLRKASQYIERDDGALVFRADKYAQDLRLWDELKLPKYIPKATLLRSDGTSLYLTRDIAYALWFWSNFKFDKLIRVIGSEQAHPQAQLKLALYAMGYHEMAMKLIHYSYEMVNLAGTKMSGRRGIYVSLDELLNEAKIRVMDIVKDRFPQDEANRVAEAVAAGAIRYSFLSVSPNKPLTFSWNKVLNLKQNSGPFIQYTYVRANSILEKAGELPKDIQIPSSIPSEEEEIILMLGEYPEVIARAAQELRLENLIDYANRLSLVFNSYYEKYPVLNAEPEVREFRINLVNAVKTVLGNIMDILGIPKLKRM
- a CDS encoding redox-regulated ATPase YchF; the protein is MPLQSHVQVGIVGKPNVGKSTFFAAATMIDVKIAPYPFTTIEPNVGIGYVRIPCVCRDLGVKDNPRNSICIEGNRFIPVELIDVAGLVPGAWQGRGLGNQFLDHLRRAPVLIHVIDMAGATDEEGRLVKPGSHDPLVDIEFLSNEVTMWMVQMLSKDWDKLVRLVDYAKRPLLDILYERFSGLGITQAQISDALVKLDLDKKPLSRWSDDDIKGFVSMLRELSKPMVIAANKMDIPEAEDNYRRIVKEVGNKYRIIPVSADYELALRKAAKANLIKYVPGDDDFEIISSTLSKTQRDALERIRDFMHRWGGTGIIKALNTAVFDVLGMIAIYPVADERKFTDTEGNVLPDVLLLPRDATVLDLAREVHSEIAEKAVTGIDAITGKRLGVNSRLWHRAVIRIYITK